In one window of Corynebacterium mycetoides DNA:
- a CDS encoding MBL fold metallo-hydrolase, whose amino-acid sequence MQITGFAAGPLQTNCYIVVNEDTGQAAVVDPSYGAHSRVEQFCAEHGVTVVAVILTHGHIDHIRDAGAFGVEAFIHPDDAFMLDGRAGTERLCVPFDVDNMEPVRHVTHVHDGDKVTVAGIGFTIRHAPGHSPGSALWVHEDFALTGDVLFQGSIGRTDLPFSDDAAMQESLRGPVWDLDDRLPVLPGHGPTTTMAHERATNQYLRAANHNR is encoded by the coding sequence GTGCAGATCACCGGCTTCGCGGCGGGCCCGCTGCAGACGAACTGCTACATCGTGGTTAACGAGGACACGGGGCAGGCGGCCGTCGTGGACCCGAGCTACGGGGCGCACTCCCGGGTGGAACAGTTCTGCGCCGAGCACGGGGTGACCGTCGTCGCGGTCATTCTCACCCACGGGCACATCGACCACATCCGCGACGCCGGTGCTTTCGGGGTGGAGGCGTTCATCCACCCCGATGACGCGTTCATGCTGGACGGGCGCGCCGGCACGGAGCGGCTGTGCGTCCCCTTCGACGTGGACAACATGGAGCCGGTCAGGCACGTCACCCACGTCCACGACGGCGACAAGGTCACCGTGGCGGGCATCGGCTTTACCATCCGCCACGCCCCGGGCCACTCGCCGGGCAGCGCGCTGTGGGTGCACGAGGATTTCGCGCTCACGGGCGACGTGCTCTTCCAAGGCTCCATTGGCCGCACCGACCTGCCGTTTTCCGACGACGCAGCAATGCAGGAATCGCTGCGCGGCCCGGTGTGGGATCTCGACGACCGCCTTCCCGTGCTGCCCGGCCACGGACCGACGACCACGATGGCGCACGAGCGGGCCACGAACCAGTACCTGCGGGCGGCCAACCACAACCGCTGA
- a CDS encoding phosphotransferase, whose protein sequence is MEQPDVISAAEAILTRRYGGEQRLVDATRLPGSGFAGVYRAKVPSNPFLQHRSVVVKHSPLTGDPIEDAAYLREVVSYQFTTSLSEDVRPGPVLLGYDVEQRIVIITDSGDGDTLESLLADPDPEKRINVLRTLGAALGRMHAGTADKEASFNVLFARMTRAHTGSEGVQNLRDRILLHRIRLGLDMLEQAGIAVPNEVRVTASNMSSRLLTGGNRAFTPFDLAPDNVIYSHSIHFLDYEWAGFRDVTFDLAFVIAGFPNYVSTVPISEDEVQVFVDTWVREVADLWPEVAHEDTLQARITAALIAWALSSVSVLNINTLGDVWENDEAIAAEFAAAGIATADAGASVPLEEFEIRGDILRPATEGRFTADEMLVRRDLYETFEALARYAGTGRDPAYLVISEFAHAVARRLS, encoded by the coding sequence ATGGAACAGCCCGACGTCATCAGCGCGGCGGAGGCGATACTCACCCGCCGTTACGGCGGCGAGCAAAGGCTTGTCGACGCCACGCGGCTGCCCGGTTCAGGCTTCGCCGGGGTGTACCGCGCGAAGGTGCCGTCCAACCCGTTCCTGCAGCACCGCTCCGTCGTGGTCAAGCATTCGCCGCTGACCGGCGACCCGATAGAGGACGCCGCGTACTTGCGCGAGGTGGTGTCCTACCAGTTCACGACGTCGCTGAGCGAGGACGTGCGGCCCGGTCCCGTGCTCCTGGGCTACGACGTGGAGCAGCGCATCGTGATCATCACGGACTCCGGGGACGGCGACACGCTGGAGTCGCTGCTGGCGGACCCCGACCCGGAAAAGCGCATCAACGTGCTCCGCACCCTCGGTGCCGCGCTGGGCAGGATGCACGCCGGGACGGCGGACAAGGAGGCGTCGTTTAACGTCCTGTTCGCGCGGATGACGCGCGCGCACACCGGCAGCGAGGGGGTGCAGAACCTGCGCGACCGCATCCTCCTGCACCGCATCCGGCTGGGCCTGGACATGCTGGAGCAGGCCGGCATCGCGGTGCCCAACGAGGTGCGCGTGACAGCGTCGAACATGAGCTCCCGGCTGCTCACCGGAGGCAACCGGGCGTTTACCCCCTTCGACCTCGCCCCCGACAACGTCATCTACTCCCACTCCATCCACTTCTTGGACTACGAGTGGGCGGGATTCCGCGACGTCACCTTCGACCTCGCGTTCGTCATCGCGGGGTTCCCCAACTACGTGTCCACCGTGCCGATCAGCGAAGACGAGGTGCAGGTGTTCGTGGATACGTGGGTGCGCGAGGTGGCCGACCTGTGGCCCGAGGTTGCCCACGAGGACACGTTGCAGGCCCGGATCACGGCCGCCCTGATCGCCTGGGCCTTATCGAGCGTGTCGGTGCTCAACATCAACACCCTGGGGGACGTCTGGGAGAACGACGAAGCAATCGCGGCCGAGTTCGCGGCGGCCGGTATCGCCACCGCAGACGCGGGAGCGTCCGTGCCGCTGGAGGAGTTCGAGATCCGCGGGGATATTCTCCGCCCCGCCACCGAGGGCCGGTTTACGGCCGATGAGATGCTCGTGCGCCGCGACCTGTACGAGACCTTCGAGGCGCTCGCCCGGTACGCGGGCACCGGACGGGACCCGGCGTACCTGGTCATCTCCGAGTTCGCCCACGCGGTCGCCCGCAGGCTGAGCTAG
- a CDS encoding CBS domain-containing protein: MTESPNRATAFLAAFNDIESFLRDILGAEKSDRFTWMVDQATKRKHITQSQANDLKEYAELRNAISHGAYRDFRPIAEPLPETVADIERLRAALLTPALALEVVGPQKVITFTPSDDIHAPLRALRETDISQFPVYESGKCVGLLTTNAIARWVAADLGEDDMLDAKTVREALRYSEKQDQAVFLPRSTTAAGAIAALTTPLADGALPRLAIITEHGAATQKPLAVATASDIPELLAAS; encoded by the coding sequence ATGACTGAGTCTCCCAACCGGGCCACGGCGTTTCTCGCCGCGTTCAACGACATTGAAAGCTTCCTCCGCGACATCTTAGGCGCCGAGAAGTCAGACCGTTTCACGTGGATGGTCGATCAGGCGACGAAACGCAAGCACATCACCCAGTCGCAGGCGAACGACCTGAAGGAGTACGCGGAGCTGCGCAACGCGATCAGCCACGGCGCCTACCGCGACTTCCGGCCGATAGCGGAGCCGCTGCCGGAAACGGTCGCCGACATCGAGCGGCTGCGCGCGGCCCTGCTGACCCCCGCCCTCGCCTTGGAGGTCGTCGGCCCCCAGAAGGTGATCACGTTTACCCCGTCCGACGACATCCACGCTCCCCTGCGCGCGCTGCGCGAGACGGACATCTCCCAGTTCCCGGTCTACGAGTCCGGGAAATGCGTCGGGTTGCTCACCACCAACGCCATCGCCCGCTGGGTGGCCGCCGACCTCGGTGAGGACGACATGCTCGACGCCAAGACGGTGCGCGAGGCCCTGCGGTACTCGGAGAAGCAGGACCAGGCGGTCTTCCTCCCCCGCTCCACCACGGCCGCGGGCGCCATCGCCGCTTTGACCACTCCGCTTGCCGACGGCGCCCTGCCGCGCCTCGCCATCATCACCGAGCACGGAGCGGCGACGCAGAAGCCCCTGGCCGTGGCCACGGCCTCGGACATTCCGGAGCTGCTCGCCGCTTCCTGA
- the ypfJ gene encoding KPN_02809 family neutral zinc metallopeptidase, translating to MTFKSGYQRTGNRASTSSGGGMGGAPMMIGGGGLGTLLLIGLFLLLGGGGGGGQMPVPQGGQNQISAGGSYNLDHCDSPNAANEYADCRLEATAVSVDTVWQEVLPEQAGIEYTQPGMHIFQNTVNSGCGPASAQTGPFYCPADTTAYFDVSFFHQLDQLGGSDAPLAQMYVVAHEFGHHIQQLEGTLGMSNYNDPGADSAAVAIELQADCYAGLWASHADKGEDAILEPITQDQLTAAIQTARAVGDDNIQRRSGGGVNPDLWTHGSSQQREEAFLRGYQNGTMGACDYLNRGVYSS from the coding sequence ATGACTTTCAAAAGTGGCTACCAGCGCACCGGCAACCGGGCGTCGACAAGCTCGGGCGGCGGCATGGGCGGCGCCCCGATGATGATCGGCGGCGGCGGGCTGGGCACCCTCCTCCTCATAGGACTGTTCCTCCTGCTGGGCGGCGGCGGGGGCGGGGGCCAGATGCCCGTGCCGCAGGGGGGTCAGAACCAGATTTCTGCGGGCGGGAGCTACAACCTGGACCACTGCGACTCGCCCAACGCGGCCAACGAGTACGCCGACTGCCGCCTCGAGGCCACGGCCGTCTCCGTCGACACCGTGTGGCAGGAGGTGCTGCCCGAGCAGGCCGGCATCGAGTATACCCAGCCGGGCATGCACATCTTCCAGAACACCGTGAACTCCGGGTGCGGCCCGGCGTCCGCTCAGACGGGGCCCTTCTACTGCCCGGCGGACACAACGGCGTACTTCGACGTCAGCTTCTTCCATCAGCTCGACCAGCTGGGAGGCTCGGACGCGCCACTTGCGCAGATGTACGTGGTGGCCCACGAATTCGGCCACCACATCCAGCAGCTCGAGGGCACGCTGGGCATGAGCAACTACAACGACCCGGGCGCGGATTCGGCGGCCGTGGCCATCGAGCTCCAGGCGGACTGCTACGCCGGCCTGTGGGCGTCGCATGCGGACAAGGGCGAGGACGCGATCCTCGAGCCGATCACCCAGGACCAGCTCACCGCCGCCATCCAGACGGCCCGCGCGGTGGGCGACGACAACATCCAGCGGCGCTCCGGCGGCGGCGTCAACCCGGATTTGTGGACGCACGGCTCCTCCCAGCAGCGCGAGGAGGCGTTCCTGCGCGGCTACCAGAACGGCACCATGGGAGCCTGCGATTACCTCAACCGCGGCGTCTACTCTTCCTAA
- a CDS encoding L-serine ammonia-lyase, whose product MSQNTVSVVDLFSIGIGPSSSHTVGPMRAAMAFVESLGGLPARVAVELRGSLAATGVGHGTDRAVLLGLVGYTPLTTTPDISPAPGERIPERSTIEGPAGSVEYEVAFNHKPVAQHPNCLIFDAWDAEGNRITSRKEYYSVGGGFILDREGMEAHRNKAGVSTQQPEGTIPFEFHSGEQLMEHCRANGMTVAEVMRANEEALHGWDTVSTHLDLVWDVMQECVSDGLKAEGILPGGLGVTRRAPRLYRLLTAEYEESTSRGLDAMEWVNLFALAVNEENAAHGRIVTAPTNGAAGIIPAVMHYCRDFTEGFTSARAREFLLTAGAIGVIIKTNASISGAEVGCQGEVGSASAMAAAGMCAILGGSPEQVENAAEIALEHNLGLTCDPVGGLVQVPCIERNAIGGVKAINAARLAKLGDGTNIVTLDDVVETMAATGRDMMTKYKETSMGGLAVQLGLPVNITEC is encoded by the coding sequence ATGTCGCAAAACACTGTCAGTGTCGTCGACCTGTTCAGCATCGGCATCGGGCCGTCATCAAGCCACACCGTCGGCCCGATGCGCGCGGCGATGGCGTTTGTGGAATCCCTGGGCGGGCTGCCGGCCCGCGTGGCCGTGGAGCTGCGCGGCTCGCTGGCCGCGACGGGCGTGGGGCACGGGACCGACCGCGCGGTACTCCTCGGGCTGGTGGGATACACTCCCCTGACCACCACGCCCGACATCTCCCCCGCACCCGGCGAGCGCATCCCCGAGAGGAGCACGATCGAGGGGCCGGCGGGCAGCGTGGAGTACGAGGTCGCGTTCAACCACAAGCCGGTCGCCCAGCACCCGAACTGCCTCATCTTCGACGCGTGGGACGCCGAGGGCAACCGCATCACCTCCCGCAAGGAGTACTACTCCGTCGGCGGCGGCTTCATCCTCGACCGCGAGGGCATGGAGGCGCACCGCAACAAGGCCGGGGTGTCCACCCAACAGCCCGAGGGCACCATCCCCTTTGAGTTCCACTCCGGCGAGCAGCTCATGGAGCACTGCCGCGCTAACGGGATGACCGTCGCCGAGGTGATGCGCGCCAACGAGGAGGCACTGCACGGCTGGGACACCGTGAGCACGCACCTCGACCTCGTATGGGACGTCATGCAGGAGTGTGTGTCTGACGGGCTCAAGGCCGAGGGGATCCTGCCGGGCGGGCTCGGAGTGACCCGCCGGGCGCCGCGCCTCTACCGCCTCCTGACCGCCGAGTACGAGGAGTCGACCTCGCGCGGGCTGGACGCGATGGAATGGGTCAACCTCTTCGCCCTAGCCGTCAACGAGGAAAACGCCGCCCACGGGCGCATTGTCACCGCCCCCACCAACGGGGCAGCCGGCATTATCCCCGCCGTGATGCACTACTGCCGCGACTTCACTGAGGGCTTCACGAGCGCGCGCGCCCGCGAGTTTCTGCTCACCGCGGGGGCGATCGGGGTGATCATCAAGACCAACGCGTCCATTTCCGGCGCCGAGGTCGGCTGCCAAGGCGAGGTCGGCTCCGCGTCCGCGATGGCCGCGGCGGGCATGTGCGCCATCCTCGGCGGCTCGCCCGAGCAGGTAGAAAACGCCGCCGAGATCGCCCTCGAACACAACCTCGGCCTGACCTGCGACCCCGTCGGCGGGCTCGTGCAGGTGCCCTGCATCGAGCGCAACGCCATCGGCGGCGTCAAAGCCATCAACGCCGCCCGTTTGGCCAAGCTTGGCGACGGCACCAACATCGTCACCCTCGACGACGTCGTGGAAACCATGGCCGCCACAGGGCGCGACATGATGACGAAGTACAAGGAGACCTCCATGGGCGGGCTCGCCGTCCAGCTCGGCCTGCCCGTCAACATCACCGAGTGCTAG
- a CDS encoding FMN reductase, which yields MKRLVVLSAGLSTPSTTRQVADAISSAVASAVGGRGEKLEVTTFELRELAGDLAQNMTTGLSTPHLDEVKRQLSEADGLVAVTPVFKASYTGLFKMFFDVLDTDALNGMPTIIAATAGTARHSLVTEYALRPLLAYMRAVVVPTALFAATDDFGGAGGADFSKRAARAASELAALIVSTQASVEGLAGAVGQPEAAPRKRKAGVDVEDGFVPFSQLLRGHSGD from the coding sequence ATGAAGCGGCTCGTTGTTCTTTCCGCGGGCTTGTCGACGCCCTCGACGACGCGCCAGGTGGCCGACGCCATCTCCTCGGCCGTCGCCTCCGCTGTCGGCGGGCGGGGCGAAAAACTCGAGGTGACCACCTTCGAGCTGCGCGAGCTCGCAGGCGACCTCGCCCAGAACATGACAACCGGGCTGTCCACCCCGCACCTCGACGAGGTCAAGCGGCAGCTTTCCGAGGCGGACGGCCTGGTGGCCGTCACCCCTGTGTTCAAGGCGAGCTACACGGGGCTGTTCAAGATGTTTTTCGACGTCCTCGACACCGACGCGCTCAACGGCATGCCCACCATCATCGCCGCCACCGCGGGGACGGCGCGGCACTCGCTGGTGACGGAGTACGCCCTGCGCCCCCTTCTGGCTTACATGCGCGCGGTCGTCGTGCCCACCGCCTTGTTCGCCGCGACCGACGACTTCGGCGGCGCGGGGGGCGCGGACTTTAGCAAGCGGGCCGCCCGCGCGGCCTCCGAGCTGGCCGCGCTCATCGTGTCCACCCAGGCCTCCGTCGAGGGCCTCGCCGGCGCGGTGGGCCAGCCGGAGGCGGCGCCGCGCAAGCGCAAGGCGGGAGTGGACGTGGAGGACGGCTTTGTTCCGTTCTCCCAGCTCCTGCGCGGTCACTCTGGCGATTAG
- the aspS gene encoding aspartate--tRNA ligase, whose translation MLRTHLAGDLRKELDGQTVTLTGWVSRRRDHGGVIFIDLRDRSGLAQVVFRESEVAEAAHDLRSEYCVKVTGVVEPRPEGSANPNLASGEIEVNATELTVLNKSAALPFQVEDFSSNEVGEETRLKYRYLDLRRERQAKALRLRSDANRAARDVLAKHDFTEIETPTLTRSTPEGARDFLVPARLRPGSWYALPQSPQLFKQLLMVAGMERYFQIARCYRDEDFRADRQPEFTQLDIEASFVDQEDIIALAEEILVELWKLIGYDITTPIPRMTYAEAMEKYGSDKPDLRFGIELVDCTEFFKDTTFRVFQNEYVGAVVMEGGASQPRRQLDAWQEWAKQRGAKGLAYILVQEDGELGGPVAKNITDEEKAGIAAHVGANPGDCIFFAAGDTKGSRALLGAARGEIARKLDLIKEGDWAFTWVVDAPMFEPAADATASGDVALGHSAWTAVHHAFTAPKPEFRDTFDQDPGEALAYAYDIVCNGNEIGGGSIRIHERDVQERVFKVMGITEEEANEKFGFLLEAFSYGAPPHGGIAFGWDRIVSLLGGFDSIRDVIAFPKSGGGVDPLTDAPAPIPAAQRKETGVDFKPKTETPS comes from the coding sequence GTGCTGCGCACCCACCTTGCCGGAGACCTCCGCAAAGAACTCGACGGCCAGACCGTAACGCTCACCGGCTGGGTCTCGCGCCGCCGCGACCACGGAGGCGTCATCTTCATCGACCTGCGCGACCGCTCCGGTCTTGCGCAGGTGGTGTTCCGCGAGTCCGAGGTGGCCGAGGCCGCGCACGACCTGCGCAGCGAGTACTGCGTGAAGGTCACCGGCGTGGTCGAGCCGCGGCCGGAAGGATCCGCCAACCCCAACCTCGCGTCCGGCGAGATCGAGGTCAACGCCACCGAGCTGACGGTGCTGAACAAGTCCGCGGCGCTGCCGTTCCAGGTGGAGGACTTCTCCTCCAACGAGGTCGGCGAGGAGACGCGCCTGAAGTACCGCTACCTCGACTTGCGGCGCGAACGCCAGGCCAAGGCCCTGCGCCTGCGCTCGGACGCCAACCGCGCCGCCCGCGACGTACTGGCCAAGCACGACTTCACGGAGATCGAGACCCCGACGCTGACGCGCTCCACCCCGGAGGGCGCCCGCGACTTCCTGGTGCCGGCGCGTCTGCGCCCCGGGTCCTGGTACGCGCTGCCTCAGTCGCCCCAGCTGTTCAAACAGCTGCTCATGGTCGCCGGCATGGAGCGCTACTTCCAGATCGCCCGCTGCTACCGCGACGAGGACTTCCGCGCCGACCGCCAGCCCGAGTTCACGCAGTTGGACATCGAGGCCAGCTTCGTCGACCAGGAGGACATCATCGCACTCGCCGAGGAGATCTTGGTCGAGCTGTGGAAGCTGATCGGCTACGACATCACCACCCCGATCCCGCGCATGACATACGCCGAGGCAATGGAGAAGTACGGCTCGGACAAGCCGGACCTGCGCTTCGGCATCGAGCTGGTCGACTGCACCGAGTTCTTCAAGGACACCACGTTCCGCGTGTTCCAGAACGAGTACGTCGGCGCCGTGGTCATGGAGGGCGGGGCGTCCCAGCCGCGCCGCCAGCTCGACGCCTGGCAGGAGTGGGCGAAGCAGCGCGGCGCCAAAGGATTGGCCTACATCCTCGTCCAGGAGGACGGTGAGCTGGGCGGCCCGGTGGCCAAGAACATCACGGACGAGGAGAAGGCGGGCATCGCCGCCCACGTGGGCGCCAACCCCGGCGACTGCATCTTCTTCGCCGCGGGCGACACCAAGGGCTCCCGCGCCCTGCTCGGCGCGGCCCGCGGCGAGATCGCCCGCAAGCTCGACCTGATCAAGGAGGGGGACTGGGCGTTTACCTGGGTCGTTGACGCCCCGATGTTCGAGCCCGCCGCCGACGCCACCGCCTCCGGCGACGTGGCGCTGGGCCACTCCGCGTGGACAGCCGTGCACCACGCGTTCACCGCGCCCAAGCCGGAGTTCCGCGACACCTTCGACCAGGACCCGGGCGAGGCCCTGGCCTACGCCTACGACATCGTGTGCAACGGCAACGAGATCGGCGGCGGCTCCATCCGTATCCACGAGCGCGACGTGCAGGAGCGCGTGTTCAAGGTGATGGGGATCACCGAGGAGGAGGCGAACGAGAAGTTCGGCTTCCTGCTTGAGGCGTTCTCCTACGGCGCGCCCCCGCACGGCGGCATCGCGTTCGGCTGGGACCGCATCGTGTCCCTGCTGGGAGGGTTCGACTCGATCCGCGACGTCATCGCGTTCCCGAAGTCCGGCGGCGGAGTCGACCCGCTCACCGACGCCCCCGCGCCCATCCCGGCGGCGCAGCGCAAGGAAACCGGGGTGGATTTCAAGCCGAAGACCGAGACACCCAGCTAA
- a CDS encoding LLM class flavin-dependent oxidoreductase encodes MQFGVFTIGDVTTDPTTGATPTEKERIDAMTAIALKADELGLDVFATGQHHNPPFVPSAPTTHLAYIGAQTKNIQLSTATTLITTTDPVRLAEDYSFLQNLVGGRMDLMMGRGNTGPVYPWFGKDIRQGIPLAVENYHLLRRLWREPVVNWQGQFRTPLQGFTATPAPLEGVPPFVWHGSIRSPQIAEQAAFYGDGFFHNNIFWNKEHTANMVDLYRRRFEAHGHGRADQAIVGLGGQVYIAETEEQAKKEFRPYFDNAPVYGHGPSLEEFTQLTPLTVGTTEMVIERTMQFADWVGDYQRQLFLIDHAGLPLEVVLRQLEILATEVVPEVRRRMEARRPEHVPSDPPTFDTLLAAKRESVRLPHFEVNPGNDGEGD; translated from the coding sequence ATGCAGTTCGGCGTATTCACCATCGGTGACGTCACCACCGACCCCACCACAGGCGCCACGCCCACCGAGAAGGAACGCATCGACGCCATGACGGCCATCGCGCTGAAGGCCGATGAGCTGGGCCTCGACGTGTTCGCCACCGGGCAGCACCACAACCCGCCTTTCGTGCCCTCGGCCCCGACAACGCACCTCGCCTACATCGGTGCGCAGACGAAAAACATCCAGCTGTCCACCGCGACCACGCTGATCACCACCACCGACCCGGTTCGCCTCGCCGAGGACTACTCCTTCCTGCAGAACCTTGTCGGCGGCCGCATGGACCTGATGATGGGCCGCGGCAACACCGGTCCCGTCTACCCCTGGTTCGGCAAGGACATCCGCCAGGGCATCCCCCTGGCCGTGGAGAACTATCACCTCCTGCGCCGCCTGTGGCGCGAGCCGGTAGTTAACTGGCAGGGCCAGTTCCGTACCCCGCTGCAGGGGTTCACCGCTACCCCTGCCCCGCTCGAAGGCGTGCCCCCCTTCGTGTGGCACGGCTCCATCCGCTCCCCGCAGATCGCGGAGCAGGCGGCGTTCTACGGCGACGGCTTCTTCCACAACAACATCTTCTGGAACAAGGAGCACACCGCCAACATGGTCGACCTCTACCGCCGCCGTTTCGAGGCCCACGGCCACGGCCGCGCGGACCAGGCCATCGTCGGCCTCGGCGGTCAGGTCTACATCGCCGAGACCGAGGAGCAGGCAAAGAAGGAGTTCCGCCCGTACTTCGACAACGCCCCGGTCTACGGCCACGGCCCGTCGCTCGAGGAGTTCACCCAGCTCACGCCCCTGACCGTCGGCACCACCGAGATGGTCATCGAACGGACGATGCAGTTCGCGGACTGGGTGGGCGACTACCAGCGCCAGCTCTTCCTCATCGACCACGCCGGCCTGCCCCTCGAGGTCGTTTTGCGCCAGCTCGAGATCCTGGCCACGGAGGTCGTGCCCGAGGTCCGCCGCCGCATGGAGGCGCGCCGCCCAGAGCACGTGCCGTCCGATCCGCCGACATTTGACACCCTGCTCGCCGCCAAGCGCGAGAGCGTACGGCTCCCGCACTTCGAGGTCAACCCGGGCAACGACGGGGAGGGAGACTGA
- the hisS gene encoding histidine--tRNA ligase produces the protein MSENSKFQALSAPKGVPDYVPPASATFIRVRDEFARQARLAGYQHIELPVFEDTSLFARGVGESTDVVSKEMYTFADRGDRSVTLRPEGTAGVMRAVIEHNLDRGYLPVKLNYYGPFFRYERPQAGRYRQLQQVGVEAIGVDDPLLDAEVIALADRCYRAVGLTGFRLELTSLGDNTCRPAYREKLQEFLFALSLDEETRRRAEINPLRVLDDKRPEVQEMTADAPLMLDYLSEESRAHFDTVTSTLDAMGVPYVINPRMVRGLDYYTKTTFEFVHDGLGAQSGIGGGGRYDGLMAQIGGQDLSGIGFGLGVDRTVLALEAEGVSLDGVERRVDVFGVAIGEEASAHMSLLIDDLRASGIAADMSYGGRGLKGAMKGADRAGAKFALVLGERELEDSEIAVKNLADHTQVTVPLNIEAVTAAVRGQGA, from the coding sequence GTGAGCGAGAACAGCAAATTCCAGGCACTGTCCGCGCCGAAAGGCGTTCCCGACTACGTCCCGCCGGCGTCGGCGACGTTTATCAGGGTGCGCGACGAGTTCGCCCGCCAGGCACGGCTAGCCGGCTACCAGCACATTGAGCTGCCGGTATTCGAGGACACCTCCCTGTTCGCGCGCGGCGTCGGCGAATCCACGGACGTGGTGTCCAAAGAGATGTACACCTTCGCGGACAGGGGTGACCGGTCGGTGACTCTGCGCCCCGAGGGCACGGCGGGCGTGATGCGCGCAGTCATCGAGCACAACCTGGACCGCGGCTACCTGCCGGTCAAGCTGAACTACTACGGCCCCTTTTTCCGCTACGAGCGCCCCCAGGCCGGCCGTTACCGCCAGCTGCAGCAGGTCGGCGTCGAAGCGATTGGCGTGGATGATCCGCTTCTCGACGCCGAGGTGATCGCGCTGGCCGACCGTTGTTACCGCGCGGTGGGGTTGACGGGGTTCCGCCTCGAGCTCACCAGCCTGGGGGACAACACCTGCCGCCCCGCCTACCGCGAGAAGCTGCAGGAGTTCCTGTTTGCCCTGTCGCTGGACGAGGAGACCCGGCGCCGCGCCGAGATCAACCCTCTGCGCGTGCTGGATGACAAGCGCCCCGAGGTCCAGGAGATGACCGCGGACGCGCCGCTGATGCTCGACTACCTCTCCGAGGAGTCGCGCGCGCACTTCGACACCGTCACCTCCACGCTGGATGCGATGGGCGTGCCGTATGTGATCAACCCGCGCATGGTGCGCGGGCTGGACTATTACACCAAGACCACGTTCGAGTTCGTCCACGATGGCCTGGGCGCCCAGTCGGGCATCGGCGGCGGTGGGCGCTACGACGGCCTGATGGCCCAAATCGGCGGCCAGGACCTCTCCGGCATCGGGTTCGGCCTGGGCGTCGACCGCACCGTGCTCGCGCTCGAGGCAGAGGGCGTGAGCTTGGACGGCGTCGAGCGGCGCGTGGATGTGTTCGGCGTCGCCATCGGCGAGGAGGCGTCCGCGCACATGAGCCTGCTTATCGACGACCTCCGGGCCTCCGGCATAGCGGCCGACATGTCGTACGGCGGCCGCGGTCTCAAGGGCGCGATGAAGGGTGCCGACCGGGCGGGTGCGAAGTTCGCGCTGGTGCTGGGAGAACGCGAGCTGGAGGACAGCGAAATCGCGGTGAAGAACCTCGCCGACCACACGCAGGTGACGGTGCCGCTGAACATTGAGGCCGTTACCGCGGCGGTGCGGGGGCAGGGCGCCTAA
- the tpx gene encoding thiol peroxidase, with translation MANVTYKGNHTTTCGELPAEGEKLPAFELIGGDLSAVSPDDFAGKRLVLNIFPSLDTGVCAASVRAFDKLASGMNNTAVVCISEDLPFAHRRFCAAEGIENVTTASAFRSAFGEDFGVRLEGSPLRGLLARAVVVTDAAHNVVYTQLVDEVSNEPDYDAAEAALNGTSSAGA, from the coding sequence ATGGCAAACGTGACCTACAAGGGCAACCACACAACCACCTGCGGCGAACTGCCCGCCGAGGGTGAGAAGCTCCCCGCCTTCGAGCTCATCGGGGGAGACCTGTCGGCGGTGAGTCCCGACGACTTCGCCGGAAAGCGCCTCGTTCTCAACATTTTCCCGTCCCTGGACACTGGCGTTTGCGCGGCTTCGGTGCGGGCCTTCGACAAGCTCGCGTCCGGGATGAACAACACGGCAGTGGTCTGCATCTCTGAAGACCTGCCGTTCGCTCACCGGCGCTTCTGCGCGGCCGAGGGGATCGAGAACGTGACCACGGCGTCGGCGTTCCGCTCCGCGTTCGGCGAGGACTTCGGCGTGAGGCTCGAGGGCTCCCCGCTCAGGGGTCTGCTCGCCCGCGCCGTCGTGGTCACCGACGCCGCCCACAACGTCGTGTACACCCAGCTGGTCGACGAGGTGAGCAACGAGCCCGATTACGATGCGGCCGAGGCTGCTCTGAACGGCACCTCCTCGGCGGGGGCGTAG